In Eubalaena glacialis isolate mEubGla1 chromosome 3, mEubGla1.1.hap2.+ XY, whole genome shotgun sequence, the following are encoded in one genomic region:
- the SLC50A1 gene encoding sugar transporter SWEET1 isoform X1: protein MEAGGLADSLLSGACVLFTLGMFSTGLSDLKHMRMTRSVDSVQFLPFLTTDVNNLSWLSYGALKGNWTLIVVNAVGAVLQTLYILVYLHYCHRKHAVLLQTATLLGVLVLGFGYFWLLVPNTETRLQQLGLFCSVFTISMYLSPLADLAKVIRTKSTKRLSFSLTIATLLTSASWTFYGFRLKDPYIVVPNLPGILTSFIRFWLFWKYPQEQDRNYQLLQT from the exons ATGGAGGCGGGCGGATTGGCCGACTCGCTTCTTTCCGGAGCTTGCGTGCTCTTCACCCTCGGCATGTTCTCCACCGGCCT CTCGGACCTCAAGCACATGCGGATGACCCGGAGTGTGGACAGTGTCCAGTTCCTGCCCTTTCTCACCACGGATGTCAA CAACCTGAGCTGGCTGAGTTATGGGGCCCTGAAGGGAAACTGGACGCTAATCGTCGTCAACGCCGTGGGTGCTGTGCTTCAGACCCTGTATATCTTGGTGTATCTGCACTACTGCCATCGGAAG CATGCTGTGCTCCTTCAGACTGCAACCCTGCTGGGGGTCCTTGTCCTGGGTTTTGGCTACTTTTGGCTCCTGGTGCCCAACACTGAGACCCGGCTTCAGCAGCTGGGCCTCTTCTGCAGTGTCTTCACCATCAGTATGTACCTCTCACCACTAGCTGACTTG GCCAAGGTCATTCGTACTAAATCGACCAAACGTCTCTCCTTTTCACTCACCATTGCCACCCTCCTCACCTCTGCCTCCTGGACGTTCTATGGGTTTCGACTAAAAGATCCCTACATTGTG GTGCCCAACCTTCCAGGAATCCTCACCAGCTTCATTCGCTTCTGGCTTTTCTGGAAGTACCCCCAGGAGCAAGATAGGAACTATCAGCTTCTACAAACCTGA
- the SLC50A1 gene encoding sugar transporter SWEET1 isoform X2 yields MRMTRSVDSVQFLPFLTTDVNNLSWLSYGALKGNWTLIVVNAVGAVLQTLYILVYLHYCHRKHAVLLQTATLLGVLVLGFGYFWLLVPNTETRLQQLGLFCSVFTISMYLSPLADLAKVIRTKSTKRLSFSLTIATLLTSASWTFYGFRLKDPYIVVPNLPGILTSFIRFWLFWKYPQEQDRNYQLLQT; encoded by the exons ATGCGGATGACCCGGAGTGTGGACAGTGTCCAGTTCCTGCCCTTTCTCACCACGGATGTCAA CAACCTGAGCTGGCTGAGTTATGGGGCCCTGAAGGGAAACTGGACGCTAATCGTCGTCAACGCCGTGGGTGCTGTGCTTCAGACCCTGTATATCTTGGTGTATCTGCACTACTGCCATCGGAAG CATGCTGTGCTCCTTCAGACTGCAACCCTGCTGGGGGTCCTTGTCCTGGGTTTTGGCTACTTTTGGCTCCTGGTGCCCAACACTGAGACCCGGCTTCAGCAGCTGGGCCTCTTCTGCAGTGTCTTCACCATCAGTATGTACCTCTCACCACTAGCTGACTTG GCCAAGGTCATTCGTACTAAATCGACCAAACGTCTCTCCTTTTCACTCACCATTGCCACCCTCCTCACCTCTGCCTCCTGGACGTTCTATGGGTTTCGACTAAAAGATCCCTACATTGTG GTGCCCAACCTTCCAGGAATCCTCACCAGCTTCATTCGCTTCTGGCTTTTCTGGAAGTACCCCCAGGAGCAAGATAGGAACTATCAGCTTCTACAAACCTGA
- the SLC50A1 gene encoding sugar transporter SWEET1 isoform X3, which yields MEAGGLADSLLSGACVLFTLGMFSTGLSDLKHMRMTRSVDSVQFLPFLTTDVNNLSWLSYGALKGNWTLIVVNAVGAVLQTLYILVYLHYCHRKAKVIRTKSTKRLSFSLTIATLLTSASWTFYGFRLKDPYIVVPNLPGILTSFIRFWLFWKYPQEQDRNYQLLQT from the exons ATGGAGGCGGGCGGATTGGCCGACTCGCTTCTTTCCGGAGCTTGCGTGCTCTTCACCCTCGGCATGTTCTCCACCGGCCT CTCGGACCTCAAGCACATGCGGATGACCCGGAGTGTGGACAGTGTCCAGTTCCTGCCCTTTCTCACCACGGATGTCAA CAACCTGAGCTGGCTGAGTTATGGGGCCCTGAAGGGAAACTGGACGCTAATCGTCGTCAACGCCGTGGGTGCTGTGCTTCAGACCCTGTATATCTTGGTGTATCTGCACTACTGCCATCGGAAG GCCAAGGTCATTCGTACTAAATCGACCAAACGTCTCTCCTTTTCACTCACCATTGCCACCCTCCTCACCTCTGCCTCCTGGACGTTCTATGGGTTTCGACTAAAAGATCCCTACATTGTG GTGCCCAACCTTCCAGGAATCCTCACCAGCTTCATTCGCTTCTGGCTTTTCTGGAAGTACCCCCAGGAGCAAGATAGGAACTATCAGCTTCTACAAACCTGA